GATGAGCGTCCTGTTGCGGCTCGACGCCGTCTCCAAGAGCTACGCCCACCGCCCCGCCGTCACCGACGTCACCCTGGAGGTGCGCGCGGGCGAGAGCGTCGCCCTGGTCGGGGAGTCCGGCTCCGGGAAGTCGACGCTGGCCCGGCTCGCCCTCGGACTGGTGCGCCCCGACACCGGGACGGTCGTCTTCGAGGGACGCGACCCCGCGCGCCTGCGGGCCCGCGCCGACCGGGCCGTCCGGGCCAGGCTCCAGTTCGTGCCGCAGCACCCCCGGGGCTCGCTGAACCCGGCGCTGCGCTCCGGCGACGCGGTCGGCTTCGCCCTGCGCGCCCACCGCGTCCCGCGCGGCGAACGCGCCGAGCGCACCGCCGAGTTGTTCCGCCAGGTGGGCCTCGCGCCGGAGCTGGCCCGCCGCTTCCCCCGGGAGCTCTCCGGCGGACAGCTGCAACGCGTCGCGGTGGCGCGGGCGTTGGCGACCGGCCCGGCCCTGGTGGTGTGCGACGAGCCGACCTCCGCGCTGGACCGCGACACCCAGGAGCGCCTGCTCGACCTGCTGGTCGAACTGCGCGAACGCACCGGCACCGCCTACCTGTTCGTCTCCCACGACCTCGCCGCGGTGGCCCGCTTCGCCCACCGCACGCTGGTGCTGCGCACCGGCCGCGTGGTCGAGGAGGGCCGCACCGACCGGCTGTGGACCGACCCCGAACACCCCTACACCCGCGCTCTGTTGGAGGCGTCCGGTCCGCACGTCACCCTCCGCGCCGCCAAGACCCTCCGCACCGCCGAACGCACCGCCGAACGCGCTGCCGAACGCAGTGCCGAGCGCACCGCCGAACGCACTGCCGCACTCACCGGCGCACGCAGCGCCGAACCGAACGACCAGAACGACAAGAACGAGGAACCGACATGACCGAGCACGCCCCCCGCCGCTTCAGAACCGCCAGAGCCGCCGCCGCTCTCGCCTCCGCCGCCGTCCTGCTGGCGGCCACCGGCTGCGCCTCCACCTCCGCGGGCAGCGACGCCGCGGGCGGCGGCGGGGGCGGGACGCTGGTGATCGGCGCGACCGGCAAACTGCCCAACCTGGACACCGTGATCGGCGGCGCCGGCTTCGAGGGCAAGCGCCTGCTGAGCTTCCAGATCTACGAGGGCCTGACCCGCTACGAACTGCTCAAGGACACCGACAAGCCGCCGCAGGTGACCGGCGCGCTCGCCGAGTCCTGGCAGGTCGCCCCGGACAACGTCACCTGGACCTTCACCCTGCGCAAGGGCGTCAAGTTCCAGGACGGCACCGCCTTCGACGCCGACGCGGTGCTGTTCAACCTGCACCGGTACCTCGACAAGTCCAGCCCCGAGTACACCGACGCGCTCGGCGCCGCCGCCAAGGAGTACGCCGGCGACATCGCCTCCTACCGCAAGACCGACGACACCCACGTCGAACTGGTCACCTCCGGCCCGAACGGGCACTTCCCGGAGGACCTCGCGCACGTGCTGATCGCCAGCCCCACCGCCGTCCGCAAGACCGGCAGCGCGAACTTCTCCCAGCACCCGGTCGGCACCGGCCCGTTCGCCTTCTCCTCGCAGACCGAGGGCCAGCAGGTCGACCTGGTCGCCAACAAGGACTACTGGCGCGGCGCCCCCAAGCTGGAGCGGCTCGTCGTCAAGGCGCTGCCCGACCCGGCCGCCCGCACCGCCGCGCTGCGCTCCGGCGGCGTCAACTGGATCGAGTACCCGAACCCGGACGAC
The window above is part of the Kitasatospora sp. NA04385 genome. Proteins encoded here:
- a CDS encoding ABC transporter ATP-binding protein codes for the protein MSVLLRLDAVSKSYAHRPAVTDVTLEVRAGESVALVGESGSGKSTLARLALGLVRPDTGTVVFEGRDPARLRARADRAVRARLQFVPQHPRGSLNPALRSGDAVGFALRAHRVPRGERAERTAELFRQVGLAPELARRFPRELSGGQLQRVAVARALATGPALVVCDEPTSALDRDTQERLLDLLVELRERTGTAYLFVSHDLAAVARFAHRTLVLRTGRVVEEGRTDRLWTDPEHPYTRALLEASGPHVTLRAAKTLRTAERTAERAAERSAERTAERTAALTGARSAEPNDQNDKNEEPT
- a CDS encoding ABC transporter substrate-binding protein, which translates into the protein MTEHAPRRFRTARAAAALASAAVLLAATGCASTSAGSDAAGGGGGGTLVIGATGKLPNLDTVIGGAGFEGKRLLSFQIYEGLTRYELLKDTDKPPQVTGALAESWQVAPDNVTWTFTLRKGVKFQDGTAFDADAVLFNLHRYLDKSSPEYTDALGAAAKEYAGDIASYRKTDDTHVELVTSGPNGHFPEDLAHVLIASPTAVRKTGSANFSQHPVGTGPFAFSSQTEGQQVDLVANKDYWRGAPKLERLVVKALPDPAARTAALRSGGVNWIEYPNPDDLDSLKASGAQILSNSYDHLWYWILDTTKGPWADVRVRQAANYAIDRQAIATNLLHGTADPAFQAAPRATAAYDPSDDRYGHDPAKAKQLLAEAGYPDGFSTSVTVPTGGSGNLLPVPITEALQRDLAAVGIKVEIRTTDWTTLIGAEAKGEVALGSDAIAQSTTLFQSEALLPLFLGSKSPFWTGHYASPKVDELLSTAAANPDRTARQAAYRTALRQVTEDAPWLFVVNDRNPRALAPTVHGLVQPQSWFLDLTTVRVGK